From one Streptomyces sp. CA-210063 genomic stretch:
- a CDS encoding TFIIB-type zinc ribbon-containing protein yields the protein MQCPKCHAQMHTYNRNGVQIEQCSGCRGIFLDYGELESLTRLESQWGGGPAVPPPPAAPQYPAGGGHNAPAWGAPHGGHHGGHHGSHHGHRDRGFGHMLFSS from the coding sequence ATGCAGTGTCCGAAGTGCCATGCGCAGATGCACACCTACAACCGCAATGGCGTCCAGATCGAGCAGTGCAGTGGCTGCCGGGGGATCTTCCTCGACTACGGCGAGCTGGAGTCCCTGACCCGCCTGGAGTCCCAGTGGGGCGGCGGCCCGGCCGTTCCGCCTCCGCCGGCCGCCCCGCAGTACCCGGCGGGCGGCGGTCACAACGCCCCGGCCTGGGGCGCCCCGCACGGTGGTCACCACGGAGGGCATCACGGGAGCCACCACGGCCACCGCGACCGCGGCTTCGGCCACATGCTGTTCTCCAGCTGA
- a CDS encoding ABC transporter substrate-binding protein, with product MQQNRNVERRTVLKAAGASLAVVGLGATATACGGDSGAGDGTVTIRYAWWGAEDRAERIKKTIALFEKKYPKIKVKTDFQVYPDFWKKFNTQASGGNPPDVFQNAIGFLRKYDAKNVLLDLSAQVEAGNLSMDGFRAGLEKFGEVDGKLLGVPVGSNSMALVIDKPVYTKSGVKPEQGWTWDDFDAAMKKIRDKAGRAGDSGMYGVMYLYDLYLRQNGKAFFTEGGLGFTEADLKAWWTKAEKGIEEGVYADPKKVAQTKPKSAVAAELAAGEFTWDNFTVRYTSEGKSEYGLAPIPTTDGKKTGQYLGSLMLSASKRTQHPKEVAQFIDFMVHEPEVAKIMGYDRGVPATQAQYDAYKPTDPVNKTIAEYEQSLVDAGVLEPITPHPNGADICEAGFMRIAEELAMGKRSVDDAVKQFFTESKTALGS from the coding sequence ATGCAGCAAAACAGGAACGTTGAGAGGCGAACGGTCCTCAAGGCGGCCGGAGCCTCACTGGCCGTCGTGGGGCTGGGGGCGACGGCCACGGCCTGTGGCGGCGACAGTGGCGCCGGGGACGGGACGGTGACGATCCGTTACGCCTGGTGGGGTGCCGAGGACCGAGCCGAGCGCATCAAGAAGACCATCGCGCTTTTCGAGAAGAAGTACCCGAAGATCAAGGTGAAGACGGACTTCCAGGTGTATCCCGACTTCTGGAAGAAGTTCAACACGCAGGCCTCCGGTGGAAATCCGCCGGACGTCTTCCAGAATGCCATCGGTTTCCTGCGGAAATACGACGCGAAGAATGTGCTGCTCGATCTCAGCGCGCAGGTCGAGGCGGGCAACCTCTCCATGGACGGCTTCAGAGCGGGCTTGGAGAAGTTCGGTGAGGTCGACGGCAAACTCCTCGGTGTTCCGGTCGGCTCCAACTCCATGGCCCTCGTGATCGACAAGCCTGTCTACACCAAGTCCGGCGTGAAGCCGGAGCAGGGCTGGACCTGGGACGACTTCGACGCTGCGATGAAGAAGATCCGGGACAAGGCGGGACGGGCCGGCGACAGCGGCATGTACGGCGTCATGTACCTCTACGACCTCTATCTGCGCCAGAACGGCAAGGCGTTCTTCACCGAGGGCGGGCTCGGCTTCACCGAGGCGGACCTGAAGGCCTGGTGGACGAAGGCCGAGAAGGGCATCGAGGAGGGCGTCTACGCCGATCCCAAGAAGGTCGCGCAGACCAAGCCCAAGTCGGCGGTCGCGGCGGAACTCGCCGCCGGTGAGTTCACCTGGGACAACTTCACCGTCCGCTACACCTCCGAGGGCAAGAGCGAGTACGGCCTGGCCCCCATCCCGACCACCGACGGCAAGAAGACCGGCCAGTACCTGGGGTCCCTCATGCTCAGCGCGTCCAAGCGCACTCAGCATCCCAAGGAAGTCGCCCAGTTCATCGACTTCATGGTGCACGAGCCCGAGGTCGCCAAGATCATGGGCTACGACCGGGGTGTGCCCGCGACGCAGGCCCAGTACGACGCGTACAAGCCGACTGACCCGGTCAACAAGACGATCGCCGAGTACGAGCAGTCCCTCGTCGACGCCGGTGTCCTGGAGCCCATCACCCCGCATCCGAACGGCGCGGACATCTGCGAGGCCGGGTTCATGCGCATCGCCGAGGAACTCGCCATGGGCAAGCGGTCGGTGGACGACGCCGTCAAGCAGTTCTTCACCGAGTCGAAGACGGCTCTCGGCAGCTGA
- a CDS encoding DsbA family protein: MSDFSPVPSAVVLDVWCELQCPDCRSALDDIRALRARYGDRLDVRLRHFPLEKHKHAFAAAQAAEEAAEQGQAWPYVEAVLGRVEELDRAGEPFLVEVARELALDAEEFDTALIDGRHILIVDADQAEGKAIGVTGTPTYVIGGERLDGGKSQAGLRERIEEIADRLLAEGA; encoded by the coding sequence ATGAGCGACTTCTCCCCCGTGCCGTCCGCCGTCGTCCTGGACGTCTGGTGCGAACTCCAGTGTCCCGACTGCCGCAGCGCCCTCGACGACATCCGCGCGCTGCGGGCCCGTTACGGCGACCGGCTCGACGTACGGCTGCGGCACTTCCCGCTGGAGAAGCACAAGCACGCGTTCGCCGCCGCGCAGGCCGCCGAGGAGGCCGCGGAGCAGGGGCAGGCGTGGCCGTACGTCGAGGCCGTGCTCGGCAGGGTCGAGGAGCTGGACCGCGCGGGCGAGCCGTTCCTGGTCGAGGTGGCCCGTGAACTCGCTCTTGACGCCGAGGAGTTCGACACCGCGCTGATCGACGGCCGGCACATCCTGATCGTCGACGCCGACCAGGCGGAGGGCAAGGCGATCGGTGTGACGGGCACCCCCACCTATGTCATCGGCGGCGAGCGCCTCGACGGCGGCAAGAGCCAGGCGGGGCTGCGTGAGCGGATCGAGGAGATCGCCGACCGGCTGCTGGCCGAAGGCGCCTGA
- a CDS encoding phosphotransferase family protein, whose product MTATADADVLPALRAKVRSTAHPESTPCSHPDTVLAERADGTVVRHANTVAKAHAPETNPTHLTLRLAVATAHPDTLLAPLHPTPAPLHGRLITLWPYGTPVDPDTPEHAPWEDAATLLARLHRQPPPPHLPPMRGPAKAAQAIARLKAAAPHHPATAPILRAWHTLPTWARAEAPMPDATTLCHGDLHLGQLVRHPATTGPWRLIDVDDLGVGVPAWDLARPAAWYACGLLLPDEWTRFLTAYRQAGGPAVPAHGDPWPVLDVPARALTVQTAALAIAKSTAAGRPLDDAQRSVVDACDRMGGIPPESANAFPT is encoded by the coding sequence ATGACCGCCACCGCCGATGCCGACGTACTCCCCGCCCTGAGGGCCAAGGTACGCAGCACGGCCCACCCCGAATCCACCCCCTGCTCCCACCCCGACACGGTCCTCGCCGAACGCGCCGACGGCACAGTCGTCCGCCACGCGAACACCGTCGCCAAGGCCCACGCCCCCGAAACGAACCCCACCCACCTGACCCTCCGCCTGGCGGTGGCCACCGCCCACCCCGACACCCTCCTCGCCCCCCTCCACCCCACCCCGGCCCCCCTCCACGGCCGCCTCATCACGCTCTGGCCGTACGGCACCCCGGTCGACCCCGACACCCCGGAGCACGCGCCATGGGAGGACGCGGCCACCCTCCTCGCCCGCCTTCACCGTCAGCCCCCACCCCCGCACCTGCCCCCCATGCGCGGCCCCGCCAAGGCCGCCCAAGCCATCGCCCGCCTCAAAGCCGCCGCCCCCCACCACCCGGCCACCGCCCCCATCCTCCGCGCCTGGCACACCCTTCCCACCTGGGCCCGAGCCGAGGCCCCCATGCCCGACGCGACCACCCTCTGCCACGGCGACCTGCACCTCGGCCAGCTCGTCCGCCACCCGGCGACGACCGGCCCATGGCGACTCATAGACGTCGACGACCTGGGCGTGGGCGTCCCCGCCTGGGACCTGGCCCGCCCGGCCGCCTGGTACGCCTGCGGCCTCCTCCTCCCCGACGAGTGGACCCGCTTCCTCACCGCGTACCGGCAGGCCGGCGGCCCGGCGGTCCCCGCGCACGGCGACCCCTGGCCCGTACTGGACGTACCGGCCCGCGCGCTCACCGTGCAGACCGCGGCCCTGGCGATCGCTAAGTCCACGGCGGCCGGCCGCCCCCTCGACGACGCGCAGCGGTCCGTTGTCGACGCGTGTGACCGTATGGGAGGCATCCCGCCCGAGTCGGCGAACGCTTTCCCGACGTAG
- a CDS encoding anthranilate synthase component I family protein, with the protein MLDLPPLARFGDLVATGLTDVTSDAAALDSSGFWAVCADYEGGLMCARFRDVRREPAPPPVPGEWWGPGVDDWTSSLDRSAYTAGVRRIREHIAAGEVYQANLCRVLSAPVAPDADVDALTALLARGNPAPFAGTIRLPAHGVEIATASPELFLRRDGRVVESGPIKGTGRTEADLLEKDYAENVMIVDLVRNDIGKVCATGSVTVPDLCVVEKHPGLVHLVSLVRGRLRTDTGWPELLAAAFPPGSVTGAPKSSALRIIDALETAPRGPYTGGIGWVDADRGTAELAVGIRTFWIDRAAGALRFGTGAGITWGSDPEAEWRETELKAARLLAVASGTYEASGRTLT; encoded by the coding sequence GTGCTCGACCTCCCTCCGCTCGCCCGCTTCGGCGACCTCGTGGCCACCGGTCTCACCGATGTGACCAGCGATGCCGCCGCCCTGGACTCGTCCGGCTTCTGGGCCGTGTGCGCGGACTACGAGGGCGGTCTGATGTGCGCGCGCTTCCGTGACGTACGTCGCGAGCCGGCGCCCCCTCCGGTGCCGGGGGAGTGGTGGGGGCCGGGTGTCGATGACTGGACGTCGTCCCTCGATCGCTCCGCGTACACGGCGGGCGTACGCCGGATACGCGAGCACATCGCCGCCGGCGAGGTGTACCAGGCGAACCTCTGCCGGGTGCTGTCGGCCCCTGTCGCGCCGGACGCCGATGTGGACGCCCTGACCGCGCTACTGGCGCGCGGCAACCCGGCGCCGTTCGCAGGAACGATTCGCCTCCCGGCGCACGGCGTCGAGATCGCCACCGCGTCGCCCGAGCTCTTCCTGCGCCGCGACGGCCGGGTCGTCGAGTCGGGCCCGATCAAGGGGACCGGACGCACCGAGGCGGATCTCCTGGAGAAGGACTACGCCGAGAACGTGATGATCGTCGATCTGGTCCGCAACGACATCGGGAAGGTCTGCGCCACCGGCTCCGTGACCGTGCCCGACCTGTGCGTCGTCGAGAAGCACCCGGGGCTGGTGCACCTGGTCTCGCTCGTGCGCGGTCGGCTGCGCACGGACACCGGCTGGCCGGAGCTGCTCGCCGCCGCCTTCCCTCCCGGCTCCGTCACCGGCGCGCCCAAGTCGAGCGCCCTGCGGATCATCGACGCCCTGGAGACAGCCCCGCGCGGCCCGTACACCGGGGGCATCGGCTGGGTCGACGCGGACCGGGGCACCGCTGAGCTGGCCGTCGGGATCCGTACCTTCTGGATCGACCGGGCGGCGGGCGCGCTTCGCTTCGGCACGGGCGCGGGCATCACCTGGGGGTCGGACCCCGAGGCGGAGTGGCGGGAGACCGAGCTGAAGGCCGCCCGGCTGCTCGCGGTAGCGTCGGGAACGTACGAGGCGAGTGGGAGGACCCTTACGTGA
- a CDS encoding CGNR zinc finger domain-containing protein yields MLITHDTRCALDTVVDLVNTAPENDSATDGLTDVPSLADFVRNHGVSDVGVLSEFDLSAVRRIRGRFTEVFAAPDAGSAASVINDLIAAAGTTPRLTNHDGYDWHVHYFAPGASLADHLAADCGMALAFFVVAGEQERLRRCEAPDCRRAFVDLSRNRSRRYCDSRTCGNRLHVAAYRARRKEAAG; encoded by the coding sequence GTGCTGATCACCCACGACACCCGGTGTGCCCTCGACACCGTGGTGGATCTGGTGAACACCGCGCCGGAGAACGATTCGGCGACGGACGGGCTCACGGACGTCCCGTCGCTCGCCGACTTCGTACGAAACCACGGGGTCAGCGACGTCGGCGTGCTGTCGGAGTTCGATCTTTCGGCCGTGCGCAGGATCCGCGGCCGGTTCACCGAGGTCTTCGCGGCCCCCGACGCGGGCTCGGCCGCCTCGGTCATCAACGATCTGATCGCCGCCGCGGGCACCACACCCCGGCTCACCAACCACGACGGCTACGACTGGCATGTGCACTACTTCGCGCCCGGTGCCTCCCTCGCCGACCATCTCGCGGCCGACTGCGGCATGGCCCTCGCCTTCTTCGTCGTCGCCGGGGAGCAGGAGCGGCTGCGCCGCTGCGAGGCGCCCGACTGCCGGCGTGCCTTCGTCGACCTCTCCCGCAACCGCTCGCGCCGCTACTGCGACAGCCGCACCTGTGGAAACCGCCTGCACGTGGCCGCCTACCGGGCGCGCCGCAAGGAGGCGGCGGGCTGA
- a CDS encoding carbohydrate ABC transporter permease, with amino-acid sequence MSAQATEISPAPAPSAKAGALRRSLPGSLAWHIGSLAILAVILYPVIWVIGGSFKKSEDIIGSLDLLPSDPIIGNYTRLSDGIADISISTFFFNSLTLAVGSVIGILVSCSLTAYAFSKIKFAGRNLLFTLMIGTLLLPYHVLLIPQYVLFRNMGMINTYTPLLLPKYLATEAFFVFLMVQFMRNLPKELDEAARLDGCGHFRIYWSIVLPLCRPALITSAIFTFINSWNDFMGPLIYLNEPEKYTVSLGLKMFVDQDAVANYGGMIAMSLVALLPVLAFFLAFQRYLIDGMATSGLKG; translated from the coding sequence ATGAGCGCACAGGCCACCGAGATCTCCCCAGCTCCGGCCCCGTCCGCGAAGGCGGGTGCCCTGCGGCGCAGTCTGCCCGGCTCCCTCGCCTGGCACATCGGGTCGCTCGCGATCCTCGCCGTGATCCTCTATCCGGTGATCTGGGTCATCGGAGGCTCTTTCAAGAAGAGCGAGGACATCATCGGCAGTCTGGATCTGCTGCCGAGCGACCCGATCATCGGGAACTACACACGGCTCTCCGACGGCATCGCCGACATCTCGATCTCCACGTTCTTCTTCAACTCGCTCACGCTCGCCGTCGGCTCGGTGATCGGGATCCTGGTGTCCTGCTCGCTGACGGCGTACGCGTTCTCGAAGATCAAGTTCGCGGGGCGCAACCTGCTCTTCACGCTGATGATCGGCACCCTTCTGTTGCCGTACCACGTGTTGCTGATTCCGCAGTACGTGCTGTTCCGCAACATGGGAATGATCAACACGTACACCCCGCTGCTGCTGCCGAAGTACCTGGCCACGGAGGCGTTCTTCGTCTTCCTGATGGTGCAGTTCATGCGGAACCTGCCCAAGGAGCTCGACGAGGCGGCCCGGCTCGACGGCTGCGGGCACTTCCGGATCTACTGGTCGATCGTGCTGCCGCTGTGCCGGCCCGCGCTCATCACCAGTGCGATCTTCACGTTCATCAACTCCTGGAACGACTTCATGGGCCCGTTGATCTATCTGAACGAGCCCGAGAAGTACACGGTCTCGCTCGGTCTGAAGATGTTCGTGGACCAGGACGCCGTGGCCAACTACGGCGGCATGATCGCGATGTCGCTGGTGGCCCTGCTGCCGGTGCTCGCCTTCTTCCTCGCCTTCCAGCGCTATCTGATCGACGGCATGGCCACGTCCGGACTGAAGGGCTGA
- a CDS encoding SsgA family sporulation/cell division regulator: MNTTVSCELHLRLVVSSESSLPVPAGLRYDTADPYAVHATFHTGAEETVEWVFARDLLAEGLHRPTGTGDVRVWPSRSHGQGVVCIALSSPEGEALLEAPARALESFLKRTDAAVPPGTEHRHFDLDQELSHILAES; the protein is encoded by the coding sequence ATGAACACCACGGTCAGCTGCGAGCTGCACCTGCGCCTCGTTGTGTCGAGCGAGTCCTCACTGCCTGTTCCCGCGGGACTGCGGTATGACACGGCCGATCCCTACGCCGTGCACGCCACCTTCCACACCGGAGCCGAGGAAACGGTCGAATGGGTGTTCGCCCGCGACCTCCTCGCCGAGGGCCTGCACCGGCCCACCGGCACCGGCGACGTCCGTGTCTGGCCGTCCCGCAGCCACGGTCAGGGCGTCGTGTGCATCGCCCTGAGCTCTCCCGAGGGCGAGGCCCTCCTCGAAGCCCCGGCGCGGGCCCTGGAGTCCTTCCTGAAGCGCACAGACGCCGCCGTGCCGCCCGGCACGGAACACCGGCACTTCGACCTCGATCAGGAGCTCTCGCACATCCTGGCGGAAAGCTAG
- a CDS encoding carbohydrate ABC transporter permease: MGTAVTHAPAMEDLTKDSEPRHRPAKSPRPAALKRRGRRETLAGYLFMSPWIAGFLLLTAGPMAASLYFAFTDYNLFDAPKWIGLDNFSEMFADPRWRNSVRVTLWYVVVGTPIKLIAALGVALLLAQKRRGQAFYRAAFYAPSLIGASVSIAIVWKAIFSDDAIVDRTQKIFGIDVGGWTGDPDMIIYSLVALTVWQFGAPMVIFLAGLKQVPRELYEAAEVDGAGTFRRFWNITLPMISPVLFFNVLLETIHSFQIFSSAYIVGGGAGGNACGPADGSMVYTCYLYVQGFENSRMGLASAMAWMLLVAVALVTAVLFWSQKRWVHYEEGAR; this comes from the coding sequence ATGGGAACCGCCGTGACACACGCCCCTGCGATGGAGGACCTGACCAAGGACTCCGAGCCGCGGCACCGTCCGGCCAAGTCCCCGCGCCCCGCCGCACTCAAGCGGCGGGGCCGCCGGGAGACCCTGGCCGGCTATCTCTTCATGTCCCCCTGGATCGCCGGGTTCCTGCTGCTGACAGCGGGCCCGATGGCCGCCTCGCTCTACTTCGCCTTCACCGACTACAACCTGTTCGACGCGCCCAAGTGGATCGGCCTCGACAACTTCTCCGAGATGTTCGCCGATCCGCGGTGGCGGAATTCAGTGCGGGTGACGCTCTGGTACGTCGTCGTCGGTACGCCGATCAAGCTGATCGCGGCTCTCGGCGTGGCGCTGCTCCTGGCCCAGAAGCGACGCGGACAGGCCTTCTATCGGGCCGCCTTCTACGCGCCGTCGCTGATCGGGGCCAGCGTCTCCATCGCGATCGTCTGGAAGGCGATCTTCTCCGACGACGCGATCGTCGACCGTACACAGAAGATCTTCGGGATCGATGTCGGCGGCTGGACCGGCGACCCGGACATGATCATCTACAGCCTGGTGGCGCTCACCGTCTGGCAGTTCGGCGCCCCCATGGTCATCTTCCTCGCCGGCCTGAAGCAGGTCCCGCGTGAGCTGTACGAGGCGGCCGAGGTCGACGGGGCGGGTACGTTCCGGCGGTTCTGGAACATCACCCTGCCGATGATCTCCCCCGTCCTGTTCTTCAACGTCCTGCTGGAGACGATCCACTCCTTCCAGATCTTCAGCTCGGCGTACATCGTCGGCGGCGGCGCCGGAGGCAACGCCTGCGGTCCGGCGGACGGTTCGATGGTCTACACCTGTTATCTGTACGTCCAGGGCTTCGAGAACAGCCGGATGGGCCTGGCCTCCGCGATGGCCTGGATGCTGCTGGTCGCGGTCGCCCTGGTGACGGCGGTGCTGTTCTGGTCCCAGAAGCGCTGGGTGCACTACGAGGAGGGTGCCCGATGA
- a CDS encoding aminotransferase class IV, which produces MKIWLDGGLQDIDSARVSVLDHGLTVGDGVFETVKAVDGRPFALTRHLDRLARSARGLGLPEPDLDEVRRACTAVLEAGPVALGRLRITYTGGVSPLGSDRGDHGPTLVVALGETARRADSTAAITVPWTRNERGALTGLKTTSYAENVVALARAHEQGATEALFANTVGQLCEGTGSNVFVVLDGEIHTPPVASGCLAGITRALVVEWTGARETDLPLDVLERADEIFLTSSLRDVQAVHRVDARELSITPGPVTAKAMRVFDERSGDDLDP; this is translated from the coding sequence GTGAAGATCTGGCTCGACGGCGGACTGCAGGACATCGACTCCGCCCGTGTCTCCGTCCTCGACCACGGGCTGACCGTGGGCGACGGCGTCTTCGAGACCGTGAAGGCGGTCGACGGGCGGCCGTTCGCGCTGACCCGCCACCTCGACCGGCTGGCCCGCTCGGCGCGCGGACTCGGCCTGCCCGAGCCCGACCTCGACGAGGTGCGCCGCGCCTGCACCGCCGTCCTGGAGGCGGGCCCGGTGGCGCTCGGCCGGCTGCGCATCACCTACACCGGCGGTGTCTCACCGCTCGGCTCCGACCGCGGCGACCACGGCCCTACCCTCGTCGTCGCGCTCGGCGAGACCGCCCGGCGCGCCGACTCCACCGCCGCGATCACCGTCCCGTGGACCCGCAACGAGCGCGGCGCCCTCACCGGCCTGAAGACCACCTCGTACGCCGAGAACGTCGTCGCCCTCGCCCGCGCCCACGAACAGGGCGCCACCGAGGCGCTGTTCGCCAACACGGTGGGACAGCTCTGCGAGGGCACGGGCTCCAACGTCTTCGTCGTCCTCGACGGCGAGATCCACACCCCGCCGGTCGCCTCCGGCTGCCTCGCGGGCATCACCCGCGCCCTAGTCGTCGAGTGGACCGGCGCCCGCGAGACCGACCTGCCGCTGGACGTGCTGGAGCGCGCCGACGAGATCTTCCTGACGTCGAGCCTGCGCGACGTGCAGGCCGTGCACCGCGTCGACGCCCGCGAACTGTCCATCACTCCGGGCCCGGTGACGGCCAAGGCGATGCGGGTCTTCGACGAGCGATCCGGCGACGACCTGGACCCGTAA
- a CDS encoding TIGR02611 family protein, whose translation MDTGSDGTGEVAVAADGTKSETNVANSEADVAKNEAPLGSRAPEFVRARRMLHLSWQVVIFIVGLAVVVAGVIMLPLPGPGWVVIFGGMAIWATEFVWAQLVLRWTKRKVTEATQRALDPRVRRRNIILTSIGLVIVTVLVGVYVWKFGFEMPWNIKDQ comes from the coding sequence ATGGACACGGGGAGTGACGGAACGGGGGAGGTCGCCGTGGCGGCCGACGGAACGAAGAGTGAGACGAACGTAGCGAACAGTGAGGCCGATGTGGCCAAGAACGAAGCGCCGCTCGGATCTCGTGCGCCGGAATTCGTCAGAGCCCGGCGGATGCTGCACCTGAGCTGGCAGGTGGTCATCTTCATCGTGGGGCTCGCGGTGGTCGTCGCGGGCGTGATCATGCTGCCGTTGCCCGGCCCCGGCTGGGTCGTGATCTTCGGCGGCATGGCGATCTGGGCGACCGAATTCGTCTGGGCCCAGCTGGTGCTCCGCTGGACCAAGCGGAAGGTCACCGAGGCCACCCAGCGAGCCCTCGACCCCAGAGTCCGGCGCCGCAACATCATTCTGACGTCGATCGGCCTGGTGATCGTGACCGTCCTCGTCGGCGTCTACGTCTGGAAGTTCGGCTTCGAGATGCCCTGGAACATCAAGGACCAGTGA
- a CDS encoding GNAT family N-acetyltransferase → MTTTLRPIEPLQHAADGSRSRRYQVCVNSRPVGEIHLGTRPDPGSSAARILDLRIDEPDRRRGRATVAALAAEEVARGWGCRRIETTVPAGAEPALRLTQALGYVLRNRGMRKALDGTPPELPAGSRGRPMTEAEYGPWREAGLEGYAQDLITRGVPEAEAYARAADDYERCLRQGVASENNLCSVLEHEGTRVGTLWLWLTDDTAFVYDVEADAAHRGRGHGRTLMLLAEAQAVAAGKTTIALNVFAGNLRAECLYESLGYETTAYHLSKPLL, encoded by the coding sequence ATGACCACCACCCTGCGGCCCATCGAGCCGCTTCAGCACGCCGCCGACGGGTCCCGTTCGCGCCGCTATCAGGTGTGCGTGAACAGCCGTCCCGTCGGCGAGATACACCTCGGCACGCGCCCCGATCCCGGGTCCTCGGCCGCCCGGATCCTGGATCTGCGGATCGATGAACCGGACCGGCGGCGCGGCCGGGCCACGGTGGCCGCACTCGCCGCCGAGGAGGTGGCCCGCGGCTGGGGCTGCCGGCGGATCGAGACGACCGTCCCGGCCGGCGCCGAGCCGGCGCTGCGGCTGACCCAGGCGCTCGGCTACGTCCTGCGCAACCGGGGCATGCGCAAGGCCCTCGACGGCACCCCGCCCGAGCTGCCCGCGGGCAGCCGCGGTCGGCCCATGACCGAGGCCGAGTACGGGCCGTGGAGGGAGGCCGGGCTGGAGGGCTACGCGCAGGACTTGATCACCCGCGGCGTACCCGAGGCGGAGGCGTATGCCAGGGCCGCCGACGACTACGAGCGGTGCCTGCGGCAGGGAGTGGCCTCCGAGAACAACCTGTGCAGCGTGCTGGAACACGAGGGCACCAGAGTCGGCACCCTGTGGCTGTGGCTGACCGACGACACCGCCTTCGTGTACGACGTGGAGGCGGACGCCGCACACCGGGGCAGGGGACACGGCCGTACGCTCATGCTGCTGGCGGAGGCCCAGGCGGTGGCCGCCGGGAAGACCACCATCGCCCTCAACGTCTTCGCGGGAAACCTCCGGGCCGAATGCCTCTACGAGTCGCTCGGCTACGAGACGACCGCCTACCACCTGTCCAAGCCCCTCCTCTGA